The following coding sequences are from one Halorubrum sp. BOL3-1 window:
- a CDS encoding zinc ribbon domain-containing protein has protein sequence MPSETSDPDGPPAACPACGDAVPAGASFCPDCGADLGDPVDPAYCPECGEAFDDDDRFCSNCGASRSGGGATAVASDRPRARSGRSSGTDSSRSAASVPLPGESSRAFRRRVQDHLDAGWEIKRDDGDRVVLIDRGIGSVGVHVLLFVFTSGIGNLLYGWWHYSKLAERRRLVRGDETPARAPSSHESAERVETVSAYLLTALLLLIGGFVAFFGTVSGSPAVGLIALAFAGLGLGVAPPVRSRLDRRHGVTAFGRQKTVDHRIARPPETVDDTCVVCGEAFERGLVRRRRDETVVAGVPVRTHSIRRNHYCADCARSEVFGGDDVGELSPDELVDDGEPDGDSAGGDVSDDGLFDGGATDDDETLDDDAAEEPTGASVREASDSTD, from the coding sequence ATGCCCTCCGAGACCAGCGACCCCGACGGTCCGCCGGCCGCGTGTCCGGCCTGCGGCGACGCGGTGCCGGCCGGGGCGAGCTTCTGTCCCGACTGCGGCGCCGACCTCGGTGACCCCGTCGACCCCGCGTACTGCCCCGAGTGCGGCGAGGCGTTCGACGACGACGACCGGTTCTGCTCGAACTGCGGCGCGTCGCGGTCGGGCGGCGGGGCGACCGCGGTCGCCTCGGACCGACCGCGCGCCCGGTCCGGGCGGTCGAGCGGGACCGACTCGTCCCGATCGGCCGCCTCGGTACCGCTCCCGGGAGAGAGCTCGCGCGCCTTCCGCCGCCGCGTTCAGGACCACCTCGACGCGGGGTGGGAGATCAAGCGGGACGACGGCGACCGCGTCGTCCTCATCGACAGGGGGATCGGCTCCGTCGGCGTCCACGTGCTCCTGTTCGTCTTCACCAGCGGTATCGGGAACCTCCTGTACGGCTGGTGGCACTACTCCAAGCTGGCCGAGCGCCGTCGGCTCGTTCGCGGCGACGAGACCCCCGCCCGTGCCCCTTCCAGCCATGAGTCCGCGGAACGGGTAGAGACCGTCTCCGCGTACCTCCTGACGGCGTTACTCCTGCTGATCGGCGGCTTCGTCGCGTTCTTCGGAACGGTGAGCGGCTCGCCGGCCGTCGGGCTGATCGCGCTCGCGTTCGCCGGACTCGGCCTCGGCGTTGCCCCGCCCGTCCGGAGTCGGCTGGACCGCCGCCACGGGGTCACTGCGTTCGGCCGACAGAAGACGGTGGACCACCGGATCGCCCGCCCGCCCGAGACCGTCGACGACACCTGTGTCGTCTGCGGCGAGGCGTTCGAGCGCGGCCTCGTGCGGCGGCGGCGCGACGAGACGGTCGTCGCCGGCGTGCCGGTCCGCACGCACTCGATCCGCCGCAACCACTACTGTGCCGACTGCGCGCGCTCGGAGGTGTTCGGCGGCGACGACGTCGGGGAACTGTCGCCAGACGAACTCGTTGACGACGGAGAGCCTGACGGCGATTCGGCGGGCGGCGACGTGAGTGACGACGGGTTGTTCGACGGCGGCGCGACAGACGACGACGAGACGCTTGACGACGACGCCGCGGAGGAGCCGACGGGCGCGTCGGTCCGGGAGGCGTCGGACTCGACCGACTGA
- a CDS encoding metal-dependent hydrolase, with protein sequence MELTWHGHSTWHVVVEDTELLVDPYFDNPKTAVDPEELDPDYLLLTHGHSDHVADADAYPDATVVATPELTAYAQEHFGQEEAVGGMGMNLGGTAECGDAWVTMVRADHTNGIDNDPDYSGGMPAGFVIGDKKPTQESDPDCTTFYHAGDTGLMSEMVDVIAPYLEPDAAALPAGDHFTMGPAGAGIAADWVGADVVFPMHYDTFPPIEIDTREFVDEVKAAGAAAEPLVLDGDETYTLE encoded by the coding sequence ATGGAACTCACCTGGCACGGCCACTCCACGTGGCACGTCGTCGTCGAGGACACGGAGCTGCTCGTCGACCCGTACTTCGACAACCCGAAGACCGCGGTCGACCCCGAAGAGCTCGACCCCGACTACCTCCTCCTCACCCACGGCCACAGCGACCACGTCGCGGACGCCGACGCGTACCCGGATGCGACCGTGGTCGCCACGCCGGAGCTGACCGCGTACGCGCAGGAGCACTTCGGCCAGGAGGAGGCGGTCGGCGGAATGGGAATGAACCTCGGCGGGACCGCCGAGTGCGGCGACGCGTGGGTGACGATGGTGCGCGCCGACCACACGAACGGGATCGACAACGACCCCGACTACTCCGGTGGGATGCCCGCCGGGTTCGTCATCGGCGACAAGAAGCCGACTCAGGAGTCCGACCCGGACTGCACCACGTTCTACCACGCCGGCGACACCGGCCTGATGTCCGAAATGGTCGACGTGATCGCGCCGTACCTCGAACCGGACGCGGCCGCCCTGCCCGCCGGCGACCACTTCACGATGGGGCCCGCGGGCGCCGGTATCGCCGCCGACTGGGTAGGCGCCGACGTCGTCTTCCCGATGCACTACGACACGTTCCCGCCGATCGAGATCGACACCCGCGAGTTCGTCGACGAGGTGAAGGCCGCGGGCGCCGCC